A single region of the Chryseobacterium culicis genome encodes:
- a CDS encoding DUF6794 domain-containing protein yields MKKIFLISTILFLVQLNVFAQNKLPKNLKQVVMYLDKDCPDSIKIQIKNTHQDSLIYTVYPFAKTKPYKDYKTIFNWTSENGNPKITKYLDKKGVFDNHSNVLLYSFKQYLVNGKIKEKDIINNYIKLQKQLDDKNKIKYITDTINKIYIPKNLEDCFVQINTFWNDSIKAKVKTLEENEFTGKVHLGFGMWMRNNWQLWGGSRLSKYFNNLNIYHPDDMSGIILVSYHRHLNNKEVRLEEQVKYYQDYWENSKKNELKAKTESFSKYKIGDTLKFSYPKGFVSKEQEDKYDNDICTAKGIITERNEKDFLIKVKIIETCDKKGIVYYDNGDDIIYDPKTRRSSKPPKRIIKKIKHNKEQWFDYKSWEPVE; encoded by the coding sequence ATGAAAAAAATATTCCTAATAAGTACTATCTTATTTCTAGTACAATTAAATGTATTTGCACAAAATAAATTACCCAAAAACTTAAAGCAAGTTGTAATGTATTTAGATAAAGACTGTCCAGATAGTATTAAAATACAAATTAAAAATACTCATCAAGATAGTTTAATCTATACTGTTTATCCATTTGCAAAGACAAAGCCATATAAAGACTACAAAACAATTTTTAACTGGACAAGCGAAAACGGCAATCCAAAAATCACTAAATATTTAGATAAAAAAGGAGTTTTTGATAATCATTCCAATGTCTTGCTATATAGCTTTAAACAATATCTTGTGAATGGTAAAATCAAAGAAAAAGATATTATTAACAATTATATTAAACTTCAAAAACAACTAGATGATAAAAATAAGATAAAATATATAACAGACACCATTAATAAAATATACATTCCCAAAAACTTGGAGGATTGCTTTGTTCAGATCAATACATTCTGGAATGATAGTATAAAAGCAAAAGTCAAAACTTTGGAAGAAAATGAATTTACCGGAAAGGTTCATTTAGGATTTGGAATGTGGATGAGAAATAACTGGCAACTTTGGGGAGGCTCAAGACTATCAAAATACTTTAATAATTTAAATATTTATCATCCGGATGATATGTCGGGGATCATCTTGGTAAGCTATCACAGACATTTAAACAACAAAGAGGTTAGACTTGAAGAACAGGTCAAATACTATCAGGATTACTGGGAGAATTCTAAAAAAAATGAACTAAAAGCAAAAACAGAAAGCTTTTCAAAATATAAAATTGGAGATACATTGAAATTTAGCTACCCAAAAGGATTTGTAAGTAAAGAACAAGAAGATAAATATGATAATGACATTTGTACTGCAAAAGGAATAATTACAGAACGTAACGAAAAAGACTTTCTTATTAAAGTGAAAATTATTGAAACTTGCGACAAAAAAGGAATTGTCTATTATGACAATGGTGATGATATAATATATGATCCGAAAACTAGAAGATCAAGCAAACCTCCAAAAAGAATCATAAAAAAAATAAAACATAATAAAGAACAATGGTTTGATTATAAAAGTTGGGAACCCGTTGAATAA
- a CDS encoding DUF4365 domain-containing protein has translation MNHFKTERKAIYDTAKFFNECGWFFREQPICDIGVDAIVETPIDENGKINIFALQIKGGESNFQKKKNYLTFYFSDKHFHYWNAISENYPLFIILQDPKSETIYWQYYNQSFISKTPKNWKIDIPEHNIIDINSKQKFLNILHNHRHSNNLILPLSSLSVKLKKEDIFIHFTINETNNRLYLNVLYKRSFTTLDLFYRPKKQEWDKEKSFLIWENQYYYTLLNFERYIRSEFEKTKKNKISFIKLMNSLNMIIDGNIENLQEFLFNFKNKDNQIPKYKDFINAFEEYSKLNRKQYEAQSLDSIIIFKTKENCYEISCYESLTQHLKSYIENYSYSEIYTETNEHIWGEIYLDAGIEKSKFIPVMQNELERYWQVLYKRIREEIGRTQHLDESKEQSWRMFKTFCDLYNDTGNIIELAYDFDDMVLYPIAVISMMKIFNPEVCYTEYCELELDASGEWESICLDDDNWESPIFHIKPSEF, from the coding sequence TTGAATCATTTTAAAACAGAACGAAAAGCTATTTATGATACAGCTAAATTCTTTAACGAATGTGGATGGTTTTTTCGTGAACAACCTATTTGTGATATAGGTGTTGATGCAATAGTAGAAACTCCAATAGATGAAAATGGGAAAATTAATATTTTTGCTTTACAAATTAAAGGTGGTGAAAGTAATTTTCAAAAAAAGAAAAATTATTTAACATTTTATTTTTCAGATAAGCATTTCCATTACTGGAATGCAATAAGTGAAAACTATCCTTTATTCATTATTCTCCAAGACCCAAAATCCGAAACTATTTATTGGCAATATTATAATCAATCCTTCATTTCGAAAACTCCTAAAAATTGGAAAATTGATATTCCAGAACACAATATTATTGATATAAATTCAAAACAAAAATTTTTGAATATTCTTCACAATCATAGACATTCTAACAATTTAATACTCCCACTTTCTAGTCTTTCAGTTAAACTAAAAAAAGAGGATATATTTATACACTTTACGATTAACGAAACTAATAATAGACTATATCTAAATGTTTTATACAAAAGAAGTTTTACAACATTAGATCTATTTTATAGACCTAAAAAGCAGGAATGGGATAAGGAAAAATCATTTCTAATCTGGGAAAATCAATATTATTATACCTTATTAAACTTTGAAAGATACATAAGATCAGAGTTTGAAAAAACAAAAAAGAATAAAATTTCTTTTATAAAACTTATGAATAGTCTAAATATGATCATTGATGGGAATATTGAAAACTTACAAGAGTTTTTGTTTAATTTTAAAAATAAAGATAACCAAATTCCAAAATATAAAGATTTTATAAATGCATTTGAAGAATACAGTAAGTTAAATAGAAAACAATATGAAGCTCAATCACTTGATTCGATAATAATCTTTAAAACAAAAGAAAATTGCTACGAAATTAGTTGCTATGAAAGTCTTACACAACATCTGAAAAGTTATATTGAAAACTATAGTTATTCTGAGATCTACACTGAAACGAATGAACATATATGGGGTGAAATTTACCTTGATGCAGGAATAGAAAAATCAAAATTTATTCCTGTGATGCAGAATGAATTAGAACGTTATTGGCAAGTATTATATAAAAGAATTAGAGAAGAAATTGGTAGGACTCAGCATTTAGATGAGTCAAAGGAACAATCTTGGAGAATGTTTAAGACTTTTTGTGATTTATATAATGATACAGGAAATATAATTGAGCTAGCTTATGATTTTGATGACATGGTTCTATATCCAATTGCTGTAATTTCTATGATGAAAATATTTAATCCAGAGGTATGTTATACTGAATATTGTGAATTAGAATTGGATGCAAGCGGTGAATGGGAGAGCATTTGCTTAGATGATGACAATTGGGAATCCCCAATCTTTCATATTAAGCCTTCTGAATTTTAA
- a CDS encoding YCF48-related protein, which yields MKKILLLFLITISFNQTFSQTTWELLNPKPTTNTGKHIEFVSSNNGFIITSNELLETIDSGTTWTKKQNITSGNDISFKNGIGYIVGNSGYILKTIDNGVNWQQIYTGFNDSFNTVNIIDNNTIILSSSNSIIKTLDGGITWLSYAIPNVTVVKTAFTSSLVGHAVCNNGKIQKTIDGGNTWYNTYNTNTSPSNFFTVYFINQNIGFASRQHDYLFKTTDGGETWTEITGSFEAMYDFYFLDENNGFATGDHGATYKTTNGGTTWSQIFFQNGYIDNTSMYGIFFQDSNKGFATGARGRIIKTIDGGNTWTQHSPTYNDFKQLQIVNNNVGFALTNNQFYKTNNFGDTWTLVGMLNLGISVNSSDFTFINENLGYATTGGSYGGHVYKTTDGGSTWSILNNGNDIIDEGISSICFLDGNIGFISGGFNQRKVMKTTNGGSSWTQVSNQSFGNIQFVNSLVGYANRIGNYYGAMYKTIDGGNTWNQLIEVAGDGINSFHFVDENNGYFAGDNSLFYKTTNGGASWTQISVPYGYYTLTKFYTPNIGYIVNENGEIYKTINGGINWSSVTTQYRLNSLELVNNYIFTAGTNGKIYRSFTGYTVLGTSEKETEKQLVVYPNPTSDYVNVSLNGKAEKVELYSADGRFLTPKFITNTKDFIKLDMTDFSLGTYYLKLTFKNNKSVTKQVIVKK from the coding sequence ATGAAAAAAATACTTTTACTATTTTTAATTACTATTAGTTTTAATCAAACATTTTCTCAGACTACTTGGGAGCTATTAAACCCCAAACCAACAACAAATACTGGAAAGCATATTGAATTCGTTTCTAGCAATAACGGTTTTATAATTACATCAAATGAACTCCTAGAAACTATAGATTCTGGTACAACTTGGACAAAAAAACAAAATATTACAAGTGGTAATGATATTAGTTTTAAGAATGGGATTGGCTATATTGTAGGGAATTCCGGTTATATTTTAAAGACCATAGATAATGGTGTAAATTGGCAACAAATATATACTGGTTTTAATGATTCTTTTAATACAGTAAATATTATAGACAATAACACAATTATTCTATCAAGCTCAAATAGTATTATTAAAACACTTGACGGTGGAATTACATGGTTAAGCTATGCTATTCCAAACGTAACGGTTGTCAAAACTGCCTTTACAAGTTCTCTGGTTGGACATGCTGTTTGTAATAACGGCAAGATACAAAAGACTATAGATGGTGGAAACACTTGGTACAATACTTATAATACTAATACATCCCCATCTAACTTTTTCACGGTTTATTTCATAAACCAGAATATCGGTTTTGCATCAAGACAACACGATTACTTATTTAAAACCACAGATGGTGGTGAAACTTGGACAGAAATTACAGGATCATTTGAAGCAATGTATGATTTTTACTTTTTAGATGAAAATAATGGTTTTGCTACAGGAGATCATGGAGCAACTTATAAAACGACTAATGGTGGAACTACTTGGAGTCAGATTTTTTTCCAAAACGGGTACATTGACAATACTTCAATGTATGGCATTTTCTTTCAGGACAGTAACAAAGGCTTTGCTACAGGGGCAAGAGGACGAATAATTAAAACCATAGATGGAGGAAACACATGGACACAACATTCGCCCACTTACAATGATTTTAAGCAACTACAAATAGTGAATAATAATGTTGGTTTTGCATTAACTAATAATCAATTTTACAAAACCAATAATTTTGGTGACACATGGACATTGGTTGGCATGTTAAATCTTGGCATTTCTGTTAATAGCAGTGATTTCACATTTATTAATGAAAACTTAGGATATGCAACTACTGGAGGATCATATGGCGGACATGTTTATAAAACAACTGATGGAGGATCAACATGGTCTATATTAAATAATGGAAATGATATTATAGACGAAGGGATAAGTTCAATTTGTTTTTTAGATGGTAATATTGGTTTTATTTCTGGTGGTTTTAACCAAAGAAAAGTCATGAAAACAACAAACGGAGGAAGCAGTTGGACACAGGTATCAAATCAATCCTTTGGAAATATTCAGTTTGTAAACTCGCTTGTGGGTTATGCTAATAGAATCGGGAATTATTATGGAGCGATGTATAAAACTATAGATGGAGGTAACACATGGAATCAACTCATTGAAGTAGCAGGAGATGGAATCAACTCTTTTCATTTTGTTGATGAAAATAATGGTTACTTTGCGGGAGATAATTCTCTATTTTACAAAACAACTAATGGTGGTGCAAGTTGGACACAAATATCAGTTCCTTACGGCTATTATACATTAACAAAATTTTACACCCCTAATATAGGATATATTGTAAATGAAAATGGTGAAATATACAAAACCATAAATGGCGGAATAAATTGGTCATCAGTAACAACTCAGTATCGCTTAAACTCTCTTGAATTAGTTAATAATTATATTTTCACAGCAGGAACAAATGGAAAAATATACAGAAGTTTTACCGGGTATACAGTTTTAGGTACATCAGAAAAAGAAACTGAAAAACAATTGGTTGTATATCCAAATCCTACCTCCGATTATGTCAATGTAAGTTTAAATGGTAAAGCCGAAAAAGTAGAATTATATAGTGCTGATGGAAGGTTTTTAACTCCTAAATTCATTACAAATACAAAAGATTTCATTAAATTAGATATGACTGATTTTTCTCTTGGAACATATTACCTAAAATTAACTTTCAAAAACAATAAATCCGTCACAAAGCAAGTTATTGTAAAAAAATAA